In Tsuneonella amylolytica, one genomic interval encodes:
- a CDS encoding type III PLP-dependent enzyme domain-containing protein produces the protein MHHHPDARSVVRALAPDEPVILNRPHAAARAARFFTQKFPGKSLYAVKANPSPELVRILWDNGVTHYDVASIAEVRLVREALPDAELCFMHPVKTTRAIREAYFQHGVKTFSLDTIEELEKIVDATTSEAGERATNLRLLVRLRVSSEYSELSLASKFGCDLADAAELLRVTRQHCDWLGVCFHVGSQAMTPFAYVQALERVRAAVAEASVVIDVVDVGGGFPSDYPGMEPPPLEDYFAIIHRHFEALPIAYNAELWCEPGRALCAEYSSLIVRVEKRRGEELYINDGAYGALFDAAHIGWRFPVRALEDDLEQPLEEFAFYGPTCDDADYMKGPFMLPADIQAGDYIEIGMLGAYGAAMKTGFNGFGNAEQIVVEDEPMASLYRGDRVDPRASDNVVSLR, from the coding sequence TTGCACCATCATCCTGACGCTCGGTCTGTAGTTCGCGCCCTCGCGCCGGACGAACCGGTCATCCTGAACCGCCCGCACGCCGCGGCGCGCGCCGCCCGTTTCTTCACCCAGAAGTTTCCGGGCAAGTCGCTGTACGCGGTCAAGGCCAACCCCAGCCCCGAACTCGTTCGCATCCTGTGGGACAACGGGGTGACGCACTACGACGTCGCTTCGATCGCCGAGGTGCGGCTGGTGCGCGAAGCGCTGCCGGACGCCGAGCTGTGCTTCATGCACCCGGTCAAGACCACGCGCGCCATTCGCGAGGCCTATTTCCAGCACGGCGTGAAGACCTTCAGCCTCGACACCATCGAGGAGCTGGAGAAGATCGTCGATGCCACCACCAGCGAGGCCGGTGAGCGCGCGACCAACCTGCGCCTGCTGGTTCGCCTGCGCGTATCGTCGGAGTATTCGGAACTCAGCCTCGCGTCGAAGTTCGGCTGCGACCTGGCCGACGCGGCGGAACTGCTGCGCGTCACCCGCCAGCATTGCGACTGGCTGGGCGTGTGCTTCCACGTCGGCAGCCAGGCGATGACGCCGTTCGCCTACGTTCAGGCACTGGAGCGCGTGCGCGCTGCGGTGGCCGAGGCTTCGGTCGTGATCGACGTGGTCGATGTCGGCGGGGGCTTCCCGTCCGACTATCCGGGCATGGAGCCGCCGCCGCTGGAAGATTACTTCGCGATCATCCATCGCCACTTCGAGGCGCTGCCCATCGCCTACAACGCCGAGCTGTGGTGCGAGCCCGGCCGCGCGCTGTGCGCCGAGTACTCCTCGCTGATCGTGCGCGTGGAAAAGCGCCGCGGCGAGGAACTGTACATCAACGACGGTGCCTATGGCGCGCTGTTCGACGCCGCGCATATCGGCTGGCGCTTCCCTGTCCGTGCCCTCGAGGACGATCTCGAGCAGCCGCTGGAGGAATTCGCCTTCTACGGCCCCACTTGCGACGATGCCGACTACATGAAGGGGCCCTTCATGCTGCCGGCCGACATCCAGGCGGGCGACTACATCGAGATCGGCATGCTCGGCGCATATGGCGCGGCGATGAAGACCGGGTTCAACGGCTTCGGCAATGCCGAGCAGATCGTTGTCGAGGACGAGCCGATGGCGAGCCTCTATCGCGGCGACCGCGTCGATCCGCGCGCCAGCGACAACGTGGTGAGCCTGCGCTGA
- a CDS encoding 2-hydroxychromene-2-carboxylate isomerase, whose product MIGAADPTVEFFFDLSSPWTRLAFANIRPALEGLAYTLVWRPFLVGGVFNAVNPAVYESRKPENAAKLARSFGWLKEWADLAGVAMNFPSEHHPVKSVNAMRFACALEDDQAALERFASAAFDAYFGEMRNIDEPSVLIAVANGCGLDGAALADVASGQPVKDRLRANTDEAIARGAYGSPTIFVDGDHMYFGNDQLPLVRRRVAAQP is encoded by the coding sequence CTGATCGGCGCTGCGGACCCGACGGTCGAGTTCTTCTTCGACCTGTCGAGCCCGTGGACGCGGCTTGCGTTTGCCAACATCCGTCCGGCGCTGGAAGGGCTCGCTTACACGCTGGTGTGGCGGCCCTTCCTCGTCGGCGGAGTGTTCAATGCGGTGAACCCGGCCGTCTACGAAAGCCGTAAGCCGGAAAACGCCGCGAAGCTCGCGCGCAGCTTCGGGTGGCTCAAGGAATGGGCCGACCTCGCGGGTGTCGCGATGAACTTTCCGTCCGAGCACCACCCGGTGAAATCCGTGAACGCCATGCGCTTCGCGTGCGCGCTCGAGGACGATCAGGCGGCGCTGGAGCGGTTCGCCTCGGCCGCCTTCGATGCCTATTTCGGCGAGATGCGGAACATCGACGAACCGTCGGTCCTGATCGCGGTCGCGAACGGTTGCGGCCTCGACGGGGCCGCGCTGGCGGATGTCGCGAGCGGCCAGCCGGTCAAGGACCGTCTGCGTGCGAATACCGACGAAGCGATTGCGCGCGGGGCCTACGGCTCCCCGACGATCTTCGTGGATGGCGACCACATGTATTTCGGCAACGACCAGTTGCCGCTCGTGCGCCGGCGGGTCGCCGCTCAGCCGTAG
- the egtD gene encoding L-histidine N(alpha)-methyltransferase, translated as MTAREGLALVERDEHGVDTKFREDVLRGLSEPQKALPARWLYDDAGSQLFEDITQLPEYYPTRAEAEILRAQCDKFRHLIGEGRAVVEFGSGSSVKTPLLLGCIAPAAYVPLDISGEFLRAAAEELSAKFPGLPVHPVEADFMRQVQLPAAVADLPKLGFFPGSTIGNMVPRTATDLLRTMRATLGEGSQLLIGMDLVKDPAVLEAAYDDAQGVTGAFNLNLARRINRELGGTIPVDDLRHVARWNDDFARIEMHLQATRDIAFEVSAKRFSMAAGETIHTENSHKFSRRSSYQLLLAGGWTPRERWTDGEGRFSLILADATIPRSAP; from the coding sequence ATGACTGCACGGGAGGGGCTGGCGCTCGTCGAACGGGACGAGCACGGCGTGGACACCAAGTTTCGCGAAGACGTCCTGCGAGGCTTGTCCGAACCGCAAAAGGCGCTGCCGGCGCGCTGGCTGTACGACGACGCCGGATCGCAGCTGTTCGAGGACATCACGCAGCTGCCGGAATACTATCCGACTCGTGCGGAAGCCGAAATTCTGCGCGCGCAATGTGATAAATTTCGGCACCTGATCGGCGAAGGCCGCGCCGTCGTGGAGTTCGGATCGGGCAGTTCGGTGAAAACGCCGCTGCTGCTGGGCTGCATCGCGCCCGCCGCCTACGTGCCGCTCGACATTTCGGGAGAGTTCCTGCGCGCCGCGGCGGAGGAACTGTCGGCGAAGTTTCCCGGCCTGCCGGTGCACCCGGTCGAGGCCGATTTCATGCGCCAGGTCCAGTTGCCCGCGGCGGTCGCGGACTTGCCGAAACTGGGCTTCTTCCCCGGCTCGACGATCGGCAACATGGTGCCGCGCACCGCGACCGATCTGCTGCGCACGATGCGCGCCACGCTGGGCGAGGGATCGCAGCTGCTGATCGGGATGGATCTCGTCAAGGATCCCGCGGTGCTGGAGGCGGCTTACGACGATGCGCAAGGGGTGACGGGCGCCTTCAACCTCAACCTCGCGCGGAGGATCAACCGCGAACTCGGCGGCACCATTCCGGTGGACGACCTGCGGCACGTAGCCCGCTGGAACGACGACTTCGCCCGCATTGAGATGCATCTGCAGGCTACGCGCGACATTGCGTTCGAAGTATCGGCCAAGCGCTTTTCCATGGCGGCGGGCGAAACGATCCACACTGAGAACAGCCATAAGTTCTCGCGCCGGAGCAGCTACCAGCTCCTGCTCGCCGGTGGCTGGACGCCGCGCGAGCGGTGGACCGACGGGGAAGGGCGGTTCTCGCTCATCCTTGCCGATGCCACCATCCCGCGCTCGGCGCCCTGA
- a CDS encoding tyrosine-protein phosphatase: MTDRFQPPLEGIHNFRDYGGYAADGGTVRRGLLYRSGQHVKATDEDLEALRALDIRTVIDLRGITEREMNPCRRHEGWAGEVIAHDGETSSSPPHMDIDASTTTAQYARDRMLSVYTRMPANPAMHAMFGRYLNALADREGASLVHCFAGKDRTGIAATLLLHILGVSEEDQRDEFLLTNQAPTLAVLRAQSVPGIEARLGRKVDDESIRALLEVHEDYLARFHKTVREMAGSLDAWLADTIGVDEGLRDRLRAKFVA, encoded by the coding sequence ATGACCGACCGCTTCCAACCCCCGCTCGAAGGCATCCACAATTTCCGCGACTACGGCGGTTACGCTGCCGACGGCGGGACGGTGCGTCGGGGGCTGCTCTACCGGTCGGGCCAGCACGTGAAGGCGACCGACGAGGATCTCGAGGCCTTGCGCGCGCTCGATATCCGCACCGTGATCGACCTGCGCGGTATCACCGAGCGCGAGATGAACCCCTGTCGCCGGCACGAAGGCTGGGCGGGCGAGGTGATCGCGCACGACGGCGAGACCAGCAGCAGCCCGCCGCACATGGACATCGACGCCAGCACCACGACCGCGCAGTACGCACGCGACCGGATGCTGTCGGTCTATACCCGGATGCCCGCCAATCCGGCGATGCACGCGATGTTCGGCCGCTACCTGAACGCGCTGGCCGACCGCGAGGGGGCGAGCCTGGTGCATTGCTTTGCTGGCAAGGACCGGACCGGCATCGCCGCGACGCTGCTGCTCCACATCCTCGGCGTGTCGGAGGAGGATCAGCGGGACGAATTCCTGCTGACCAACCAGGCGCCGACGCTGGCCGTCCTGCGCGCCCAGTCGGTGCCCGGCATCGAGGCGCGGCTGGGGCGCAAGGTGGACGACGAATCGATCCGCGCCTTGTTGGAGGTGCATGAGGATTACCTTGCGCGCTTCCACAAAACCGTGCGCGAGATGGCGGGCTCGCTCGACGCCTGGCTCGCAGATACGATCGGGGTGGACGAAGGTTTGCGCGACCGGCTGCGGGCGAAGTTCGTCGCCTGA
- a CDS encoding carboxynorspermidine decarboxylase yields the protein METRAGDPGAFARFDLDRVDSPAFVVDAAKLRANLSILADIRDEADIKVLAALKAFSMWSVAPIIGEYLDGVCTSGLWEARLASEFYDGEIATYCAAYKPGELAEVCRLSDHVIFNSPGQLERYRPILDAARAAGQDFDVGLRINPLCPQGEVPRYDPSSPGSRLGFPIDQLTPEIMEQVDGIHFHNLCEQDFEPLKRTWDTVFDAIEPWFGDLKWINMGGGHHVTRADYQREELVEFLRDAKDDTGAEIYLEPGEAVALDAGILVGTILDSHFNGVDVAIVDISATCHMPDVIEAPYRPAMLHEAGEGNEVRLGGPSCLAGDVIGDYRLPVPNEPGSRIAFLDQAHYSMVKTNTFNGVQLPSIWLWDSETDALEQIKSFGYEDFRDRLS from the coding sequence ATGGAGACCCGTGCCGGCGATCCCGGAGCATTCGCCCGTTTCGACCTCGACCGCGTGGATTCGCCGGCGTTCGTCGTGGACGCGGCGAAGCTCAGGGCGAACCTGTCGATCCTCGCCGACATTCGCGACGAGGCGGACATCAAGGTGCTGGCAGCGCTCAAGGCCTTCAGCATGTGGTCGGTCGCGCCGATCATCGGGGAATACCTCGACGGGGTCTGCACGAGCGGCCTGTGGGAGGCGCGTCTCGCGTCCGAGTTCTACGACGGGGAGATCGCGACCTACTGCGCAGCCTACAAGCCGGGCGAACTGGCCGAAGTCTGCCGGCTGTCGGACCATGTCATCTTCAATTCCCCCGGCCAGCTCGAACGATACCGCCCCATTCTCGATGCGGCGCGGGCGGCGGGGCAAGACTTCGACGTCGGCCTGCGCATCAACCCGCTCTGCCCACAGGGCGAGGTGCCGCGGTACGATCCCTCCAGCCCCGGCAGCCGCCTCGGCTTCCCGATCGACCAGCTGACGCCGGAGATCATGGAGCAGGTCGACGGCATCCACTTCCACAACCTGTGCGAGCAGGACTTCGAACCGCTGAAGCGCACGTGGGATACGGTGTTCGACGCGATCGAGCCGTGGTTCGGCGACCTCAAATGGATCAACATGGGCGGCGGACATCACGTGACCCGCGCCGACTACCAGCGCGAGGAACTGGTCGAGTTCCTGCGCGATGCGAAGGACGATACCGGGGCGGAGATCTACCTCGAACCGGGCGAAGCGGTGGCGCTCGATGCCGGCATTCTGGTCGGCACGATCCTCGATTCGCATTTCAACGGCGTGGACGTCGCGATCGTCGATATCTCGGCCACCTGCCACATGCCCGACGTGATCGAGGCGCCGTACCGGCCCGCGATGCTGCACGAGGCAGGTGAGGGCAACGAGGTTCGTCTCGGCGGCCCATCGTGCCTCGCGGGCGACGTGATCGGTGACTATCGCCTGCCCGTGCCCAACGAGCCGGGGAGCCGAATCGCGTTCCTCGACCAGGCGCATTATTCGATGGTGAAAACCAACACCTTCAACGGCGTGCAGCTGCCTTCGATCTGGTTGTGGGACAGCGAAACCGATGCGCTGGAGCAGATCAAGTCGTTCGGATACGAGGATTTTCGCGACCGGCTCAGCTGA
- a CDS encoding retropepsin-like aspartic protease family protein, giving the protein MDVKTIVEATADLLREVPRSGLLIATVAAVVGSMVGGAIARRGSAFGRWLATGSTFVLAGILVLVVLQVSRFDPRLDVAVPELGLPSQTVAGRETRVELARDGHFWITAEVNGTPARFLVDTGATLTAVSVPVAESAGLKPRTGGMPVRIATANGTVSAEITTIDTLTFGNVKAGGLDAVIAPNMGNTNVIGMNLLSRLASWRVEGSTLILVPNHPQPVAE; this is encoded by the coding sequence ATGGACGTGAAGACAATCGTCGAAGCCACCGCCGATCTCCTGCGCGAGGTTCCGCGTTCGGGCCTGCTGATCGCCACCGTCGCCGCAGTCGTCGGCAGCATGGTGGGCGGCGCGATCGCCCGGCGTGGCAGCGCGTTCGGGCGCTGGCTGGCGACGGGCAGCACGTTCGTTCTGGCGGGCATCCTCGTTCTGGTGGTGCTGCAGGTGTCGCGCTTCGACCCGCGTCTCGACGTTGCCGTTCCCGAACTTGGCCTGCCGTCGCAAACCGTCGCCGGGCGCGAGACGCGCGTCGAGCTGGCGCGCGACGGTCATTTCTGGATCACTGCGGAGGTCAACGGCACTCCGGCCCGGTTCCTCGTTGATACCGGCGCTACGCTGACGGCGGTGTCGGTACCCGTCGCCGAAAGCGCGGGGCTGAAGCCGCGGACAGGCGGAATGCCGGTGCGCATCGCGACCGCGAACGGCACCGTTTCGGCCGAGATCACGACGATCGACACGCTGACCTTCGGCAACGTCAAGGCCGGCGGCCTCGACGCGGTGATCGCGCCCAACATGGGCAACACCAACGTGATCGGGATGAACCTGCTCAGCCGCCTTGCATCGTGGCGGGTCGAAGGATCGACGCTGATCCTCGTTCCCAATCATCCCCAGCCGGTTGCCGAGTAG
- a CDS encoding MAPEG family protein — MDILKPVVALLAWTMVMWVWMYAIRIPAMNKAKVDPDRLVDDPDMSLDRALPVRAQWPAHNYNHLHEAPTVFYAVAIVLAIIGQGDGLNTTIAWIYVGLRIAHSIWQATANRVMVRFALFALSTLALIALVLHAAIGVFHG, encoded by the coding sequence ATGGACATCCTTAAGCCGGTCGTCGCGCTGCTGGCGTGGACGATGGTGATGTGGGTGTGGATGTACGCTATCCGCATTCCCGCGATGAACAAGGCGAAGGTCGATCCCGACCGGTTGGTCGACGATCCCGACATGTCGCTCGATCGCGCCCTGCCGGTGCGCGCGCAGTGGCCGGCCCACAACTACAACCACCTGCACGAGGCGCCGACCGTGTTCTACGCGGTCGCCATCGTGCTGGCGATCATCGGTCAGGGCGACGGGCTGAACACGACCATCGCGTGGATCTATGTGGGCCTGCGCATCGCCCATTCGATCTGGCAGGCGACGGCGAACCGGGTCATGGTCCGCTTCGCGCTGTTCGCGCTGTCCACGCTCGCGCTGATCGCGCTCGTCCTACACGCCGCGATCGGCGTGTTCCACGGGTGA
- a CDS encoding saccharopine dehydrogenase family protein has protein sequence MSTVLVIGAGGVSSVCVHKMAMNAEIFSDIHLASRTKSKCDAIATSVKERTGRDVATYSIDAEEVPAMVNLIRKVQPSLVVNLALPYQDLPIMDACLEAGVNYLDTANYEPKDEAKFEYKWQWAYHDRFKEAGLMALLGSGFDPGVTSVFTMWLKKHKLQTIRQLDILDCNGGDHGQHFATNFNPEINIREVTAPARHWENGEWVETPAMQVKTEFDFEAVGPKNAYLMYHEELESLAKFVPELERARFWMTFGDAYITHLTVLQNVGMTSIEPIRYQGKDIIPLQFLAAVLPKPETLGEKTKGNTNIGVIATGEALDGSGEKTFYIKNICSHEAAYEETGNQAVSYTTGVPAMIGSAMMVTGKWSGEGVFNMEEMDPDPFMDMLNSDGLPWTVEELSGPVDF, from the coding sequence ATGTCGACAGTCCTGGTAATCGGCGCGGGCGGCGTCAGCAGCGTGTGCGTTCACAAGATGGCGATGAATGCCGAAATCTTCTCAGACATTCATCTCGCCAGCCGCACGAAGTCGAAATGCGACGCGATCGCCACCTCGGTGAAGGAGCGCACGGGCCGGGACGTCGCGACCTATTCGATCGACGCCGAGGAGGTGCCGGCGATGGTCAACCTCATCCGCAAGGTGCAGCCCAGCCTCGTCGTCAACCTCGCGCTGCCGTATCAGGACCTGCCGATCATGGACGCCTGCCTGGAGGCGGGGGTCAACTACCTCGACACCGCGAACTACGAGCCCAAGGACGAGGCGAAGTTCGAATACAAGTGGCAGTGGGCCTATCACGACCGCTTCAAGGAAGCGGGGCTGATGGCGCTGCTGGGCTCGGGGTTCGATCCCGGGGTCACCAGCGTGTTCACGATGTGGCTCAAGAAGCACAAGCTGCAGACCATCCGCCAGCTCGACATCCTCGACTGCAACGGCGGCGATCACGGCCAGCATTTCGCGACCAACTTCAATCCGGAAATCAACATCCGCGAAGTCACCGCGCCCGCCCGCCACTGGGAAAACGGCGAGTGGGTTGAAACGCCCGCGATGCAGGTGAAGACCGAGTTCGACTTCGAGGCGGTGGGGCCGAAGAACGCCTACCTGATGTACCACGAGGAGCTGGAAAGCCTCGCGAAGTTCGTGCCCGAGCTCGAGCGCGCACGGTTCTGGATGACCTTCGGCGACGCCTACATCACCCACCTCACCGTGCTGCAGAACGTCGGCATGACTTCGATCGAGCCGATCCGCTACCAGGGGAAGGACATCATCCCGCTGCAGTTCCTCGCCGCCGTGCTGCCCAAGCCCGAAACGCTGGGCGAGAAGACCAAGGGCAACACCAACATCGGCGTGATCGCCACCGGCGAGGCGCTCGACGGATCGGGCGAGAAGACGTTCTACATCAAGAACATCTGCAGCCACGAGGCGGCTTACGAGGAAACCGGCAACCAGGCCGTCAGCTACACCACCGGCGTCCCCGCGATGATCGGCAGCGCCATGATGGTGACCGGCAAGTGGAGCGGGGAGGGCGTCTTCAACATGGAGGAGATGGACCCCGATCCGTTCATGGACATGCTGAACAGCGACGGCCTGCCGTGGACGGTCGAGGAACTGTCGGGGCCGGTCGACTTCTGA
- the trxB gene encoding thioredoxin-disulfide reductase encodes MATHKTKLLIIGSGPAGLSAAIYGARAMMEPIVVQGLQPGGQLTITTDVENYPGFKDVIQGPWLMQEMEAQAVHVGTRMMWDTIVDIDISGHPFRATGDNGDVYEGDTLVIATGAQAKWLGVPGEMELGGKGVSACATCDGFFYRGKKVAVIGGGNTAVEEALYLTNHSDDVTLIHRRDELRAERILQDRLFKHPKITVLWNKAVERFAGDPLAGGLTHLELRDTVTGETSDFAADGAFVAIGHAPSTELFKGKLPIDDGGYLIVEPGTPKTAVPGVFACGDVMDHTYRQAVTAAGTGCMAALDAERFVAGLDIDLEGHVEKAEEAA; translated from the coding sequence ATGGCTACCCACAAGACCAAGCTGCTCATCATCGGTTCGGGCCCCGCCGGGCTCAGCGCCGCGATCTATGGCGCCCGCGCGATGATGGAGCCGATCGTGGTGCAGGGCCTGCAGCCCGGCGGTCAGCTGACGATCACCACCGATGTCGAGAACTATCCCGGCTTCAAGGACGTGATCCAGGGCCCCTGGCTGATGCAGGAAATGGAGGCGCAGGCCGTCCATGTCGGCACGCGGATGATGTGGGACACCATCGTCGACATCGACATCTCCGGCCATCCGTTCCGCGCCACCGGTGACAACGGCGACGTGTACGAAGGCGACACGCTGGTCATCGCCACCGGCGCGCAGGCGAAATGGCTGGGCGTTCCGGGCGAGATGGAACTGGGCGGCAAGGGCGTGAGCGCGTGCGCGACCTGCGACGGGTTTTTCTATCGCGGCAAGAAGGTCGCGGTGATCGGCGGGGGCAACACCGCGGTCGAGGAGGCATTGTACCTCACCAACCATTCCGACGACGTGACGCTGATCCACCGCCGCGACGAACTGCGCGCCGAACGCATCCTGCAGGACCGGTTGTTCAAGCATCCCAAGATCACCGTCCTGTGGAACAAGGCGGTCGAACGCTTCGCCGGCGATCCGCTGGCGGGCGGCCTCACCCACCTCGAACTGCGCGACACCGTCACCGGCGAGACGAGCGATTTCGCCGCCGACGGCGCGTTCGTGGCGATCGGACACGCGCCTTCGACGGAGCTATTCAAGGGGAAGCTGCCGATCGACGACGGCGGGTACCTGATCGTCGAACCCGGCACGCCCAAGACTGCGGTGCCCGGGGTCTTCGCGTGCGGCGACGTGATGGACCACACCTACCGCCAGGCGGTGACCGCCGCGGGCACGGGCTGCATGGCCGCGCTCGATGCGGAGCGGTTCGTCGCCGGCCTCGACATCGACCTCGAAGGCCATGTCGAGAAGGCGGAGGAAGCCGCCTAG
- a CDS encoding threonine ammonia-lyase: MFRESPRAPTQDGVLRAAGKIAAILPPTPLLPVEIGGVRVHAKCDNLQPIGAFKIRGAWHRLTDLTPEERAGGVIAVSSGNHAQGVAWAARELGIEAAIVMPADAPRVKLEATAALGAEIVLYDRAGGEDRDAIANALCDERGRILVHAYADPWVIEGQGSMGIEIAEQLGREPSRIVVCCGGGGLAAGLALACRDSAIVPVEPKGWDDVARSLQTGTIQRVEPGAPKTICDAIQTPSTAPVNFAVLRERCDPGVTVTDAQVRAAQRFAFAKLRLVVEPGGAAALAAALAGKVALDEHTVVTISGGNTDAADFARTLSTTD, translated from the coding sequence ATGTTTCGCGAAAGCCCCAGAGCGCCCACCCAGGACGGCGTGCTGCGCGCAGCCGGCAAGATCGCCGCGATCCTGCCGCCCACGCCGCTGCTGCCGGTCGAGATCGGCGGAGTGCGCGTCCATGCGAAATGCGACAACCTGCAACCCATCGGCGCGTTCAAGATCCGCGGGGCATGGCACCGGCTGACCGACCTGACGCCCGAGGAACGCGCAGGCGGGGTCATCGCGGTGTCGAGCGGCAACCATGCGCAGGGCGTCGCCTGGGCCGCCCGCGAACTCGGCATCGAAGCGGCCATCGTGATGCCGGCCGACGCGCCGCGGGTGAAGCTCGAAGCCACTGCCGCGCTAGGCGCCGAGATCGTGCTCTACGACCGGGCCGGGGGCGAGGACCGCGACGCCATCGCCAACGCCCTGTGCGACGAGCGCGGCCGCATCCTCGTCCATGCCTATGCCGACCCTTGGGTGATCGAGGGGCAGGGGAGCATGGGGATCGAGATCGCGGAGCAACTGGGGCGCGAGCCGAGCCGGATCGTGGTGTGCTGTGGGGGCGGCGGGCTTGCCGCGGGCCTGGCCCTCGCCTGCCGCGACAGCGCCATCGTGCCGGTCGAGCCGAAAGGGTGGGACGATGTTGCGCGCAGCCTCCAAACCGGCACCATCCAGCGCGTCGAACCCGGCGCGCCCAAGACGATCTGCGACGCCATCCAGACGCCGAGCACCGCGCCGGTCAATTTCGCCGTGCTACGCGAGCGATGCGATCCAGGCGTCACGGTGACCGACGCCCAGGTCCGCGCCGCCCAGCGTTTCGCGTTCGCAAAGCTGCGGCTCGTGGTCGAACCGGGCGGTGCCGCCGCGCTCGCCGCCGCACTGGCGGGTAAGGTCGCGCTCGACGAACACACGGTCGTCACGATCAGCGGCGGCAACACCGATGCCGCGGATTTCGCCCGCACCCTGTCGACGACCGATTAG
- a CDS encoding MAPEG family protein has product MQAQMLAPAAVLVAWTLVMLVWMAATRLPALSKMGGLGNAKPGGRGQNLEGVLDDRINWKAHNYAHLMEQPTIFYAAVLILAIMGPGPLDPLFAWIYVALRIVHSVWQATVNVVKVRFLLFALSTLALIVLAVRALIVTLFANPGIVS; this is encoded by the coding sequence ATGCAGGCACAAATGCTCGCACCCGCCGCCGTTCTGGTGGCTTGGACACTGGTCATGCTGGTCTGGATGGCGGCCACGCGGCTGCCGGCCCTGAGCAAGATGGGCGGACTCGGCAACGCCAAGCCCGGCGGACGCGGCCAGAACCTCGAGGGCGTACTCGACGACCGCATCAACTGGAAAGCGCACAACTACGCCCACCTGATGGAGCAGCCGACGATCTTCTACGCGGCTGTGCTCATCCTCGCGATCATGGGCCCCGGCCCGCTGGACCCGCTGTTCGCGTGGATCTACGTCGCGCTTCGCATCGTGCATTCGGTCTGGCAGGCGACGGTCAACGTCGTGAAGGTGCGGTTCCTGCTCTTCGCCCTTTCGACCCTCGCCCTCATCGTGCTCGCCGTCCGAGCGCTGATCGTGACGCTGTTCGCCAATCCGGGGATCGTGTCGTGA